cttttgcagttcgattcgagaaaccaattgtcgtttcacgctacaattattgtgacgtatTGGGATATTCATTAGATATctattggatgtctaagtaatatcttaagcaaatcttaaagagatcgttcaagaggacattcggaatcgcggaaatgtcaaaattgacatgactttcttaaatatctcgttatcatttctgtttcatatctagtgcacatctagttgatatctaggatcattgttcgaattggcccgccAGTGTCGCCGACCCTGGGCGGGCGAAGCCCTTTCTGCATACTACTACTATGCTAACTTATGTAATGGTTGCAACTGTTTTGACATGTCTTGTTTAGCATATCTTGAATATTTCGTAGTTTTTTATAGGGTAGAGTGGGGTTGATTGAACCACACGGAACTTCCACAATATTTTGATAACTAGGTACAACGAAATATGTATTTTTCGTGTACAAGTCTGCTTCAAGATTGAGTCGCATATTTAAAGCACTCGATTATCGTTGAAACTAAcataaatagtataaaataattattacagtggctctgtgagctgagGACCTCTcgagcatagcttaaaactCAATAAACGTATGgatcggccattttgaaaaaattccaGAAAcgaattgacaaaaaaaaatctatttaatcgtAATTTAATCATACgtaagcatttttgcccaatcCCAATGCCCATttaagctgaaacggagatcttcgctaacgctcggtcaataactGGAAAATATGAGTACATACGTCCAAGTAAACAAGGGGCACGGTAGAGCGAGCATAAATAGTAAAAGAAGTTACTTTTTGACAATCGGGACAGGTGTCGATATTTGATTATTCACTTCAATAGGCGCCTTGAGTAAGGGCTCATTTTCCAATCTGTCAACATAATACGATGAGAGATCTGCTTGTAACAGTcaacaacaaataaatttattctcaataaagttttttgtcaataatttaatttttcttacaagtttttatcgctggctgtacttttctttcaacaggcaactatgtaatacttatcgagacaattctaacaagcCGTTTCGtggttttatcacagagtttttATGCCGACCTCTTGTGTCCaacatcagatcagctcgatggtaccataatattgcattgtcacccagtgggtctaatttagcttCTAGATACAGACAAAAGACACACAGACAAAAATTGCAAGttgaataaaagcttgtaaaaatatatctCATTCATTTTAAAGTATCAAATACTAGACTAAAAAAGTAAACATACCAAAGCAGTCCGACGCTATCAGTCACCATCTTCAGTGCCACTCGGAGAACGTCGCTGGGGTGAACAGTCGGTTAACTAACCTATAACCGAGCGAGCGTTGACGTGAGACTTAGCCGGCGCCCACAAGCACAGAAGTTCCACTGTCTAACAAAAGTCATATTCTTTAtccaaataggcctagcaacaagcacttaaattgtcaagttttacaaatattaccttaatctaaacctcttataatcatcatcatcatcatcatgtcagccgatagacgttcactgctgcgggcttagcacggtagcatttttatcgcctgacaccatgcctgtcacgttctaacaagtaagtaagtgcgaaagtgacaggcatagtgataggtgataaaaatgcaaccatgctgacatcGCTGGACATAGACCTCTTATAAtgtttagatgtaaagctttgattggaaataataggcaagatactaaattacaattataatacacatcaattgtatttttttcgtaggttgttacgtttttataagaatttccgcgaggtaGTGGTTTTGACGATTTATGCCAGAAAAGCAAAATGTCAGATTAGCAGGATGCCAGATTAGcagaaaaaaatagtaaaaaagccgattttcatgatatttttgTTATACTTCCAATATTAGTTAAGTaaagaattataaataaagatccaatataattgatctaaagtaatttttttacgcctaattttcattttcctattgactgctattttatttcgcacaactgtacctacatacagagcggaaagcgactttgttttatactatgtagtgatatgtcAAACtcaataataagaatttcacaaaaggatcgtcaaacaccaaaattttataaaaaaatactagtctagaaactttttaaaataaaaatctaaatgtcaaaaaatacggattacctaatataggtattcattggattatcaatttcatcattgttaacataatagtaaataattaattattttcaatcacacttaatcccacggtgtttcataaTGCAATGTTCGACGAAAAAAATCGTGGCTGCATTCAAATAGTCTAACGCAGGTACCAAAGAGTAGGATTCTCTTAGGGTGTCCTAACCTCCAGTGTCAATTTGATTTGGTATTTTTGCGACATtctgtatatctattttgtaggaaattttatatagATTATTTACGCACCAGACTATTTTTGCTATGGtctaccgtttacgagttatttatgaaaaactaaaaaaaggacCTTTAACCCTACCCTTTAGCTTCACACAAATTACGTAGACATtattagcgtatatgtcagttttgacactgtcagtgactcatcaCGGGTACTGGTTAGCGTAACTAATTCTCCTATGAGTCGTGTGATGGTTGGatcaatttgttaaaaaaaaacctaagttGACGTAAAGTCGCTTAAATGTAACCGAATGGTCAAATAACTAATTAGTTCGTATATTTCGTCAAGTTGGCCAGAGATTGATGCTTGAGTTGCACAGAACAAAGTCTAATTTACACGGTAAATTTAACAATATAGGAGGTTGTTGAAGTTATCCTCAGAATGCAGTTGCATTTCATGCTCGACGGGGCGCTGAACCGTTTAGACAATCTCTGCTTCGGTTCAATTCATGGTGAATGGTGATTTAGAGAACGGAGCAATTCGTTGATGTGGACTTATTTAGAGATTGAATCGGAATTGGTCATTGTTTTGATACTTAATGTACAACGGAAAGTAGATATGTGAtatttctgtattatttattagttgcAATACTTGCAATTAAGTCCAGTTGCACCAATTACAATCCTACGAGTATGAGTCCTCTCGTTTAGTACAATTTTAGTAAACATGATGTTAGGCACAAAAACATATATGTAATAATTCTTCGGACGGACAGGCATATATACTAGAATACCCAAGAAGTTACTCGTAATTATTCtgtagttaaataatttaaaagtggaaaaacgtCAATGTGGAAATATATATCGTTTGCAGATAATTCTGCTGGAAAggatctttatttacatacaagatatatacagtggtgctacgtaaacgaaattaataactagcttaaatctataataggcccttgaggcattgtaccaaggatgctggcggtattccctcgctgtatcgcaacgctgatacgttgtgcgacgaagccgccagctcttcggtcaccagttacgtcaaccagacaaTTAGATAATTCTGCTTAGATAattcaaaaattaatttaagtagtTAACTAACTAATATTGCTCAGCGACCCATAGAGGGTCTTAGCTATCGAAACAAGAGCACGCCTcttttcccgatcctgcgccgtTTCCTGCCAATTATCGGCTTAAAACTGACGCAGATCCGCTTCCACACTGTTTCTCCAGCAGTATCTAGGCCGACCTACCGGGGGGCCACCAGTCGGTCTTCCTAAGTACGCCCTCTTGGCAGTCTGATCCTCTCCCATTCTTAATAGGTGACCGAACCACCGAAGCCTGTGGGATTTCGTTTCGCCGCGCTGATGATATTGGGACCGCCCACCCACTCTTCGATTTCGGCATTCTTCATTATCCTCCACGTGCCGTTGTCTCTCTTTATAGGTCCCAGGATCTTACGAAAGTCGTTAAGTCGTTagttaaatgtttaaaaatatttatcagtacggtttttactcactattatttttagtcgcttttggcgacatgtttcggattctttgggaatccatcctcaggcacgagttttgaaatatgtctcacgatagtttaagtgcgatgtttaaaaatgtttgaaaaagTCTGTTTTGGCCATAAAACGTCCACGTAGCCGAATATGCAAAAATTTCGCATGTTTTGATGTTACATGGGGCCTACCCTAAACAACctatttaatatctaaaatcaTTTACCTACGGAAAAAAGTACTTTTGGTATATTtcgaaaataaataggtagtaaAGTTTAGTTGCTTCCACGCGCAAAGAGGCTTAAAgcgaaataattaattatccaGAATGAAGCGGCGGCTTACGCGGCGCAATAATTAATAACTgaactaattattaattaattgtattcaataagtaattaaattttttaaacggGTGGCCGAGCTGCGCCTGTAACCTTTTACTTGATTGGATTTGAATAAAAAAGGATTTGCAAGTAATTAAAGGTCAATTATCCTTTTTGTAATGGCACCATATTTCAAAAATGTGATATAAATCACTAATAGGATATAAATCGTCTTTTTCAAACATTTTGGCTGATTAGATATcgatgttttctatggaacatTCAACATTATTTTCGGGATTTACGGGTTGGTCTTAACGTATAAGTTATTATAGTACGAATAAGCGGCTCAGGCGCCCAATGTCCATGTGGGACGACTCCCCAAACAATGGAACAAATGCTATCTTGCCCGGCGTGCCCGCACAGTCTCAAAGTCTGAAACCACCAACCGAGAAGAAGAAGCAGATAGTAGGAATGCTCGTTTACCTGACAGAGTAAGATTATAGGTGGAATTATTATAAAGTacttcctggtcaggctttacacaaTAGgatggaagtaaaaaaaaaaaccggccaagtgcgagtcggactcgcgttccaagggttccgtacattacacaatttaaacaatgtgtttttatgtaaaacgtgagtaaaatgtcattaaaaaatccgtaggggtcggatcaaatctaagtaattaagtccgactcacgcttgactgcaatttctaataggttttcctgtaagcTATAGGTGAAGatctattttgcgtatttttttcaaaattttagacccagtagtttcggagataaaggggggagaatggtcattttttgcctatttttttgaataacttctaaattgtttatcctaaaattataaaaaaatatatttgagattctcacagtaagctctttcatttaatatataacacgatacagtttgaatactttattttataattttctcatttacccctcaaaagtggcccccatgtttaaaattcatttgtttacgttacatgtccgtctttgggccacaaacttacatatgtataccaaatttcaacttaattggtccagtagtttcggagaaaataggctgtgagcctgtgacagacggacaaatagacagacagacagacagacagacgcacaagtgatcctataagggttccgttttttccttttgggtacggaaccctaaaaaacatcccactttatacatatatatatatatactcattTCAAATTGCAGCATTCTAGCATTAACACTACTAACAGAGCAACACCtctgacagacagatggacacaTAAACAGCCGGACTTgtcgaaactataagggttcgtagttgactacggaaccctaaaaaatatctttatcgtagatttttataaatatatttccgTGAACCTTTTTGTGAACCATCTACTCTTCATCCACCTATTCGTACCTATCAAAACTGTCAGACGGAAATTGCGTTTGTGACGTTGTCAAATTAgaatattacattattatatcagaatattaaattatagattCCAAGAGAAATTACGAAGCTTTATTGCTATtagaaatattttcaattatttactatatatagttacaaaaaaaaataatggctgACCAACAAAGAAAAAGTAGATTATCTATACACGAAGGCGCAAGCAAAGCAGCCCTTGCAGAGAAATCATTCAGCAAGTTGAAGATGAGGCGGCAATCTTACGGCTTCGGGAGGGTGCCTGGTATTACAGCGGCTGGGCCTAGAACCTCACAGGTATGATCAgctttaacagttttgaatgattaacggttagtttcactaaacttatattgaccgggatatagaccgtgattaccttttgtaccatagacatagtatataatagtagttatagacatgaaactgagcgaccaggggtaagagaaagacatattcatgtattgacaggttaatgtatggcagcacaATCCTTTTTctatttcactcttataaatttcggtatttcgccatcgcctcctacctgccataacccgaccatgaaaaaaaacccggtccgtggtaaggacaaagcatggcattattttctctttcctcttataggaatcgcaataagactatctttctctatcaaagagtgtcaggcccttgttttgtacccacccgtgaacatgatgcatgtaactgcgtcgaaatatcgggaactcataaataatacaaaagataatcacggtcaatatcccggtcaatataagtctagattcacggttagtttcactagacttatattgaccgggatatggaccgtgattaccttttatatTGTCTTTGAGcccccgatatttcgacgcagttacatgcatcttgttcaagGGTAGCTGAAGacagcgggtgggtgtcaaagttgtgtagaccccgcttggtctaccctcattcgtgcgcgtcggctgcgttcgctttcaacgttaccggcggtcgcattcacactcgttggtctgtccaaacacactacactctcAGTGactaaatatcgggagctcaaaaacaatacaaaaggtaatcacggtccatattccggtcaatataagtctaagatCAGCTTTGTTACCTTACCTGATGGAAACTATGATTTGAGTACAGTCAGTTGTGCAGCTGCACAGAGAAAGCTTGACAGTAGCGGTGAGTTCTTCAAAATGTCCGGCACATACTCGTAGTCTGTCTGAACAATAAATATTGGTTATTTTTTGAACAATTTCTGTTGTTGACTGTacttataacaatattttaataatgtcttaatatttatttgtgcaacaagaggaaagttggtttttattGCGACTCAAAAACAccagatgtaaaataactttgctctcgtgtgacacatataatttttcacctcagtagtgagcacatattaaaggttaaaatgtatttcgaatttgtaatagaccccgaagtatgaagtggcagttcatggccttcactaaattaaaaagctactttgtttcactgaAGTACTAACTACTTTGTTTCGACGAAAGTCGCACTTCCGTCACtctctggagtgacgaaagtaggcttgtacAATCCATTGActaattctgattatttaacaGTGCAGTAGTAGTAAaaccataaataatataaattacaccTAGTACTAGTACTTATCCCATTTATTTTGCGTGTTTATCAAGAATATTTGTCAagcaaaaaggtaccacattgtcgcttaccataaggacgaaatttgcttgtatctttatacgaataaccttttttttttttttttttttttttgtcggagtgggaatgcacttacgcacggtgtgtgggactcgccgctccttttccctctcttggcgagagggggggagaactggccctacccactaaacccactccggcgtttcaacctcttggccgttcgtgagaagagcgtccttatggcacgcgacaatgtggtacattgttcttaaaaaagacatttgttcctgagtcctATACTCATGTTTCTTATGTATTCGAGTATTTGTattcattgtttatttatttctagacAAAGTAACACAATGTAAATATATAGGTTTTCGTTTCTGCGCTGTTACTTAACGCGTCTTTTTTCCAGTTGGGCATTGAATTCAAGCGGCCCGCCTTGATGTATTTCCCGACGTACCAGCTTGAGCCCTCACACAAAGTCAAAGATTTTGAGGTCCAGAAGATCATTGACGTGTTGCTCGATGAAAACTTTACAGGCCATAAGTATAATGTTCAGGTAATATGTTCTGCTAGTAGGCCATTAGACCGATTCtgattataatatttgttaaggttttgatctTGTGACGATACTACCTTGACGATCTCACGCTGATTAGtgcacaaaaaaatatataatgaaatctgtttatttcaatttaacaaAATGAAACATTTCTTAAACCTAGttacaatatttaatattttattaaccaCAGTGCGAGGGACTTATTTTCTAGTCTtatattcaaataatatttatacatgtttatgtaaatatattataattgtgtGCTTTTTcgctatttattacttattattcttGTACTTATGCtactcagttttttttaattatatattttaacttgTAATACTCTATTAGGAAAGCTGTTTagaatagtaggtacttaaatatagataaaggcgcgaaatttaattttctatGGGGCGAAAAcccttttcaaaaaaaaaaacatttattgtaggtacacaaaaatatttacagggttgttaagattaacttaaattaaacacagttgacaaaatgtacctggcatagaaaaatacagtcaggttactctggttcctacactaggcttagcctgtctcgtaggtaacccagactcgaatgagtttatacaattaattaacataacttAAAGCCTATAAGAAGAGGAGATAGAAAACAGAATTAATTTCACATTTTttcggcaatttttttttaaatttgccgctttctgctactgacggaaattgcttgacagactatatgaATTCCAGACTCTATTGCCATATTCATTATTAGTTTTTGGGACTTTAAAATGAGGTTCATTGGGGAGTTGTATCATTATGCAGTTATTCACATCTTATAATCTAATGCTTCAGATAAATACACACATTTTTATCGCACTGTGGATAACTGACATTCTCCGAACATTTAATTTTTCTCGTTTGACGTTCAAAACTTGGACGTGATAACTGTTTGTGCCTACTTATCTAGGCAAGGCTGTGCCCTTGTAGCATTATGTAATTATGACGCTTGTTTTATGTGTTCAACCTTTGTGTAATCCTATTTTGTGGTACTCGCACAAAACATTTAGccaagtacttacttacttaaatagtGAGTGCAAACCTTCTCACAGCTCAATTGCTCTAATAATTTTTGTTAGATAACAGTggaaaaaaatatccaaaattgTACATGACCAACATTGCGTAACAAAGGGTTGAAGTCTACTACTATCCTTTATATACAGTTATTCGTTACAACTTAAATTTAGataattttaatcttattttataattaacaaaatgataaattaaacaaaacatcGTGAATTTTTCTAGGAATCTCCGGCACTAGCCTTGCGTCTATCATGCGAGATCATGCGCGAGATGAAAACCATGGAATACCATAGATATCGCTTCATAGTCGTCGCCACCATTTACCAGCGTCGTGCCCAGTGTTACAACAACGCCATAACCTTCCTCTGGGACCACGACAGAGACACCTATGTCGACGTGCAGCGAGTAACCACCACCGCCGGTATCCAGGTCACTGCGTTCGCTATCTATCTTGATTAAAGCTCACTTAACCTCCCTTTTATATTTATGATGACGGGATACATTGTTTCAACCCCTGTTTACGGACTTGTAACCACAAAGCGGTCATGTATTAAGGCGAGGTCACTTGACGGCTGTTGGTTACTTGAGACGGACAGATGTTAATGAGGTTAGTTGATTAATTTACTTCTAGTTTGtgtatttattcaatattgcaaataaagcaCTTTGGAATTCAAACTAGTTATTGAATTACCTCCTATGTAGGATCTAAACAAACATGGGCACGTCCTTGAAACGTTCAAATGTAAAACTCATGGCACCCGAACAAGACCTATTTGCCAAACTTATAACAACGGACAAACACTGAACAACCCGATCTAAAGTCAATATTAGAACGAGCTTAAGTGAATTAGTGGAGAGGCAACTTAAGATCTTGTAGAAGGGAAAGTCCGGATATTTGACTTTAGCTTTTGATTTGTAACCGGTGACCGGAACTCTCTGGGTAAGTTTCATCCGATTGTGGAAGTGTGAGAGTTCTGTTTGTGTTTCAGCCTTGCCAAATTGATAAACACTGTTTAGAGCATAcgacgtatatatatatatagtggaAGCTTGATACCTAAAAGGGATAAGTAGGTTAGGTCAAGttatattttaatgtgtttCGGCTGTCAACCTAAGGCATCGAGGCTTGTATcatgtataacattttttttaagtagcttCCAGCCTGGCTGTAAAGATATAAAGATGCAAATGTCGAGACCTGTCTTCAAAATCAAGATCATGTTCGAAGATGTAACCACGCCTTATTTATACAGTTTCAAGAAGTAATTCTAAAAAACAAacccatatttattatttactcattTTACGATGTCTTAAATAAACATTACACCAATTTCAAATTAACATTCCAGTTTTGATAATACCAACGAAGCACTTACCATTTCGCGCGATTAAAGATCTGCAAGCTTGTACCtaatacgtaaataaaaaatgaacaaAGTCTAGCCAGGACTTCCAGCTTGATAGTTCACATAAATAGAAGTTAGTAGAAACAATTTAAGAGTACACCCAAGTGAGAAAATTGAAAGACTACTAACATCTGAACGAGGTTCAGCGCAATCTCCGTTTCAATTTCGTTTCCTTTAAAATTCATACCTTCATTCGAAGTATTCTCGCAATTGGTTACCGGGCATATTTCTTCTCAATTCGCATGAGAAGTAGTAATGAGATTGTTTTCTAGCAATCTTGAGATGAAATTAACTGCGTAAAGCAATCCttataaatgttttataaattagataggacaaaaaaaataccaaacttGATAAGTGTTTACGTAAAagactcatagtgttgtgttcctgccggtgagtaaggttgccagagctcgagggagaggagtgttagggtcggcaacgcgcatgtaactcctctggagttgcaggcgtacataggctacggagactgcttaacatcaggtgggccgtatgcttgtttgccaccgacgtagtataaaaaaaaaaaaagaatttaggTAAGTATAGATACATAGGTACGtgctttttttacttaaaattgaGCATTCTTGACTTCCGAAGAGGTATActcatatttttaataagtacctataaatgAGCAATAAATTATGGCGTTATCTTGAAACTTCGTCATTAACCTCACCTTTTCCAAACAATATTTATATCTTAAATTTTGGTAATTGTCTCTATATATTTACGAATAAAACATCTAATGTAATACCTAAACTTGATCCCTTATACACACACAACTGAGCACATAGTGTAAGTTCACAGCGGACTAAATCCGGTTTAATCAAGCGAACTGGGTTAACAGCTACAATGCGGCCTATTACACGATGCACTAAATCAAGCCAGCAACATCCATGAGACCGATTCTCATTTACCAATTTTTATGGTTTTCATCTCATTTTTATACGACCTTGAGagcattttcacattgtccgatccgatataagaataagaaaaagaataaagaaaaagccttaataacattagatattatgctgtggccccacactaggctatgcctgtcacgtggtaGCCGGATTCGCAATATACAAccaaaggttaagtaaaaaactaggtgacattaatagaagtaataattaaagaaattatgtaatttaaagAGCTACAGAGATTGTTAGCATACGTAAGTGATTAGGTGACGACCTTCAGCAGCATTTCAGTTTGACTGTAGTTAAGACCTTTCAACCAGTTCTTAATTACGAATTTTTCTTTAAGAGTAGATTTTTTGACCACTGTattgtacctataaatatacGGATGCAGGGAGTTAGGCAAACGCCTCGCGAATACGGATTTTTTGATGGGAGTAGGAATTTTGAAGATTCGATTACGGATTAGGGTAAGATATTCTTCGGAATTTAtagtatttagggttccgtacccaaagggtaaaaacgggaccctattactaagaatccgctgtccgtctctccgtccgtctgtccgtctgtcaccaggctgtatctcacgcatgaaccgtgatagctagacagttgacattttcacagatgatgtatttctgttgccgctataacaacaaatactacaaacagaataatataaatatttaaatggggctcccatacaacaaacgtgatttttttgctgttttttccgtaatggtacgaaacccttcgtgcgcgagtccgactcgcacttggccggttttttcgatGCACGTGAGTTGCAACTCGTAGGATCAATAATTG
This genomic stretch from Cydia strobilella chromosome 6, ilCydStro3.1, whole genome shotgun sequence harbors:
- the LOC134742563 gene encoding dynein light chain Tctex-type protein 2B-like produces the protein MADQQRKSRLSIHEGASKAALAEKSFSKLKMRRQSYGFGRVPGITAAGPRTSQLGIEFKRPALMYFPTYQLEPSHKVKDFEVQKIIDVLLDENFTGHKYNVQESPALALRLSCEIMREMKTMEYHRYRFIVVATIYQRRAQCYNNAITFLWDHDRDTYVDVQRVTTTAGIQVTAFAIYLD